cagCCATGGAAACGGGGAAAGAGAACGGAGCCCGCAGAGGGACAAAAAGCCCGGAGCGGAAAAGGCGAAGCCCAGTCCAGCGGGTACTGTGCGAGAAGCTGAGGCCGGCGGCCCAGGCCATGGATCTGGCTGGGGCCGAGGTCCCGGGCGAGGCCTTCCTGGCCCGGCGGCGGCCGGAGGGCGGCGGCGGGGATGTTCCTGCACGGCCGCGCTACAGCCTCTTGGCGGAGATCGGGCGCGGCAGCTACGGCGTGGTTTATGAGGCTGTGGCTGGGCGCAGTGGGGCCAGGGTGGCAGTCAAGAAGATCCGCTGCGACGCTCCCGAGAACGTGGAGTTGGCCCTGGCAGAATTCTGGGCCCTCACCAGCCTCAAGCGGCGTCACCAGAATATCGTGCAGTTTGAGGAGTGCGTCCTACAGCGCAATGGGTTAGCCCAGCGCATGAGTCACGGCAACAAGAACTCACAGCTTTACCTGCGCCTGGTGGAGACCTCGCTCAAAGGTAGCTACAGCAGGCAGACCTGCCCTCTCTCCTGGACCCCCTTGTTCTCAGAACCGCTCAGTTCTAATAACTGTCTCTGGCTCGCTAAGGTCCTTGACCCGGCTTTGGGACCTTCTTTGAATGCTAGGAAATCAGTCTGTTCCCCAGCCTTTAGCCAGTATTCCATAACGAGCTCACTAAGTGCTAACCTTGATCTTTTAAAGTACTCACTCAGTAGGTATGAGCCATAATTACAAGCCTAGCATTTTAAAGACGAAAAGTAGTCCTGGTGGGATTCAAAGTAGTTGTAGAACTGCAGAAAACCCCCTCAtgcctctttctcttcagaaCAGAGTGGTGGAAAAAAAGTAGCAGACCCACCCATGCCATCGCCTTTCTTGATTTCTAGTTTCTTCCAACTCTGTTCCCAAACCTTGTCTCCAAGTGTGAGGTTTCCTCTGAGAACCCCAACCCTTCACCTGAGAGCAATCATTCAGTTGGTTCTTGGCTTAGTCCCTGAGGCATGCAGGCTAATAACTCACACACCCAGTAATAACCCCCACAGGTGGGCCAAGAGCTGTCGCATAACAAAACAGGTTACATCTTTTCCTGCCATGTTACAATCTCAGTTGTTTTCATAACCCCTGGGGCTGTCTGAGCAGTGATGCTGCAGAACCGTGGGGCTCCAGGAGGCCAAACACCTTGCCTTCCTGCTTAAACTAGAGAAGAGGCAGTGGGCTGCAAGTCTGAGTTcctggtgtggggaggggggagataaGGGAAAATGGACAATCGCAATCCCAACTATATAATCTGAGCACTACAATTTGGATAATATCTGTAAAAGTCAATTAAGCTTCTGCTCTATAAATAGAGAAACTAAGAGGGAACAAACAGCTCGGTTAAGGTTAATCAGCTTGAAAGAGTGGGACTCCAGGCTCCAAATTCCTGTGTCCTTGAAGTATTTGTAAGCCAGCATGGCCCTCACAGATCTTTGCAGATCTATTGCTGCCTTCCTTCCCTATCTGAGGTTGAACTTAGCAGACTGGGTGGGATTTAGGGCTAGATTTCCAAAAATCTTTTTGGAGCATCTGTCAGATTTTATTGTAAGGTATCAGGAGAATTCCTTGCAgagttttaaagttatttaacaGTGGATTGGATGATGTGATGGAATTCTCTGGGGCCTTTACCATCCTGCTTGTCCATTCTCAAAAGGTCATCATTTCCAGGAGGGTAGATCCTTGGAGATTTCCTAGGGAGCACCATCAGTCTAGTTGCTACTTTCTTAGTCCTTTTACACACCAATTACTTGAGTACAAGTGAATGAAGCATGCTTAGTGAATGTTTGGTTCATATTTCAATACTGCCTTGGGCTACATGAATTTGCATTGCCAAACAGTATCTTCTAACCTCAGTTTATTGATGTTGCCAGCTTGAAACTCGAACTTTAGCTACCAGCCCTTGTTATTTCTTCCAGTatacaaatactttaaaactttCTTCACAGACAGCGTCTTAAAAAGAATTTTACAGTAAATAGTGGCAGGATGGCAAGTGTTTAACACCCCGGAGTTTAGGGCTTACGAGCTGTCCTTGCTTGTTCTGAGCTGATGCATGGCAAGTTAAAAACCCACAGGGGATGTGCCTTTTTCCTAAGATGGGATCTCTGTCATAAGATTGTACATGCTGGGAACGTCAGTAATCTATAAGGAATCCACTGCCTCATTAAGTTCGGACTACTTTCTGAATTTCTTCCATCTTCATCTTCTTAGAGATTTGGGTTCTTAACTGTAGTTTCCCAAACTTTGTCTATGGAACACGTTTCTTGTGTGGCCAGAATAGTAGGTTGAAAGCTACCCCAGTTTTTTCATCTCCCTTTTGTGTGCTAAAactagagaattttttttcccctttgggccACATACTTAATATTCCCTGTATTAATTTGGAGCCTAGAAAATGACAGCTAAGCTTACATGTCATATGTCTGCTTAGTGGATAATACATAGCTTGCTAGCATTAAAGTGGAAAACAAAGTCTCAAATTTCTCCAGGGTACGTTTTCTTGATTTAAGTATCCAAGTCTTGACCGGGCCCTGGGTTTTTAGCATGCTATTGATATCCAGCGATACCAAAGCTTTCCTTAACCCCAAAAGTTCTTTGCAACCATACTTTGCCCTTTTCCTTGTAATTCAGAATGATTTACTGCATGCCTCTGGTAATattggaaggggaaaaaaaaaaaaaaaagaaaacaatactttATGGCTATTGAAAAGTTTAAAGGCATAAATAGTGATCAGGGTCACTGTCCAGGGTGACAGGTTAGCTCATTAACAGAGGGTTGTAGAGAGacttaagagaaaaagagaatgattAGCAAAGAAGGTGATCTTGAGAGGAAAGTGCCGGAGAATGGTTGCCGCCTCCTCACCTCAGCTTCTAGTGAATATGCAGaagcagtttttttgtttgtttttgtttgtttgtttgtttttttgagacagggtttctctgtgtagccctgactgtcctggaactcactctgtagaccaggctggcctcgaactcagaaatccgcctgcctctgccttccgagtgctgggattaaaggcgtgcgccaccgcgcccggcgCAGAAGAATTTACTGAAATAACTTGATATATAAACAAGTATCCAAAATACATATTTGTTGATTTGaagcattttttatttctaaatcatcATTATCCAAGTTCTTTTACATCCTCTAACCTTCATTACTTGCATTTAtcagtctctctttttttccaaaatacatttaaaaaaaaaaacacaaaactgtgtTCTTGGTCATATCCTAGTCCATTAGCTTCTGTGCATCAAATTCATCTTTTCTGTCCTATTCAGAAGTCCAGtgcagttctttctcttttctctttcttctctctctctctctctctctctctctctctctctctctctctctctctctttttgttttttgttttttgtttttcatgacagggtttttctgtatagccctggctgtcctggaactcactctgtagaccaggctggtctcgaactcagaaattcgcctgcctctgcctcccaagtgctgggattgaaggcctgtGTCACCACGCCAGCTGGTCCTGTCTCATAACAAGTGTTTTGTGGGGTCAATATGGgggatagggtctcatgtagctcaggctgttgtgtagcccaagatgactttgaactaaGGATTCTCTGCCTTGAGAACTGGGCTAAAGTTATGCACTATCTAGCATACTTGGTTTTTATGTGTTTGCAAACACTTTCCTTTCCCAACAGGGTTCTGTCTCCAGCCCTTAGCCTGTgtttcacaaagaaagaaataggagctCTGGAAGGATGACAGGACTTGCCCCAAATGAATTACTGGCACAACACTAGCCAGCTCTAGGGCTTAAAACAAAGCCTACAAATTAGCTTGATGGCTTCAACTTGAAGTCCTTCAAGGAAAGGGGGAATTAAGGTATTAACAGTTGCTTTTGCCACCTTGTTTTCCATCCCTAAAAGCCCCTGTCCTGAATGTACCTAAGACAAAGTCTGAGGTCATTACCACTTAGAAAAGAGCAAGCACTCAGAAATTTGTTGCCCTAGTCTAAATCTTTCTGACAAAAAGATCGACCTTTATGTACCCCAAACACATGAATTCTGGGTTAACTCTCATAAAGTTAGAAATGTGGAAAAGCTGGGAAACGGGCTTAACTTGGTGGTGAGCCTGAGGTTTACTCAGGGTGCTTGCATAGCTCCAGATGGGCTTGCCCTGGGCTTTGGGGCAGCACTCCTCTCTGCATACCCGCACTGCTGTGAGCCAGGGTGCTGCATAAGAGGCTTTTCAGGCTTTCCTTCCTAAGAGGGGACACCTAAGTGATTATGCTGCAAGGTCACAAGTGGTGGCATCCTATTAAACAGGAGAGTTTCCTTAGTGGCCTAGGAAAGCAGGCAGAAGTAGCTGACACAAGGGAGCCTGAATCTAGAAGGGACTTAACTGCAGACTCCTGGCTAGAGTGCCTAAGGAAACCCAAGGGGCTCTGAGCAGGGTAGTCATCCTTTACCCAGGCTTCCCCAAAGCAGTTCTGAATTCTTTACTAGTGTGGCTTGGGCCTTGGAATTTAGAGACCCTCCATTTAGGCAGAACTGGATGATCTTTGACTATCTTGAAGTAGATAAAGTGGCACCGGGGACCTTCAAAATTAATGGGAAACAATAGAACAATGATTTAGAGTCCAAAGGTTTTATTCCTAATTTGGATGAAGCTAGTTGCAATGGCTCCCAACCTGTAAGCCTATCTTTAAGGgtgaggcaagaagattgcttTGAGTACAGGGTCAGCcagactgagaccctgtctcagaaacaacacCTTGATACTTGTCTATTGTAAAGACTTCATACCATAGCTCATTCAGCCTTCATGGCCAACTTTTGAAATGGATACTATGAGTGTCTTGTGCAGGTTAGACATCCAAAACTGTTGAAGTTGCATAATGTAATATAGCTAAACAGGTAACCCAGCCAGGATTCTGACCTATCTTTTAACTGCCTCGGGTGTGTGTTAAGTACAAGGCTTCAAGGTTAGAGCGgtggtttgttgtttggtttggtttgggtttttgcttGTAAAATCTATGTAATTACACTTTACTAATGGAATGTAATCCCACACGAGTCCTGCAGCCTGATGGCTGCTGTCTGTCTGCTTATGCTTTATCAGTGCTCCTTGCACTGCTTTCTTTGATGCCATCCTTCTGCATAGCCAAAGGCctgttcctgctttctgatctgttCTTGGATGCCTTGGGGCAATTCACACTCTTTGCTACTGGGTGTTTTCCTTCTATGTGTAGGGATTTTAGGGACTAGCCCCAGGAGATAAAAGCCACCCTGTCTTAATTGAGAACATTGGTTAATTGGGGTTGCAATGGGGAAGGCTTTTTATAGTATAAACTCTCAGGGAGATCTTAACTTCCCCAGTAGAGTATCAGTTCACCTTGAATTTGCCCTCCAGCCCTATCCTTAGGGCAGGAATCCTCCTGAGTGACTCAAATTCTCATCCTTATTTAGTTGAATCCTGTTGAGTAGCTTTCACAA
The DNA window shown above is from Mus pahari chromosome 3, PAHARI_EIJ_v1.1, whole genome shotgun sequence and carries:
- the Stk35 gene encoding serine/threonine-protein kinase 35 isoform X2, whose protein sequence is MGHQESPLTRAAAGGAAYIKRLRKVLSWRELGDGGHGNLEAEASPGSVAVIARAAPRPATRSAGLPASRPTRLCRQARLGTDHPPARAPRGNRFARKRNSAGQITIQGPAPPHLGARRRDEARGARAAPLLLPPPPAAMETGKENGARRGTKSPERKRRSPVQRVLCEKLRPAAQAMDLAGAEVPGEAFLARRRPEGGGGDVPARPRYSLLAEIGRGSYGVVYEAVAGRSGARVAVKKIRCDAPENVELALAEFWALTSLKRRHQNIVQFEECVLQRNGLAQRMSHGNKNSQLYLRLVETSLKGRSFRTHSLIMSRTGWQRVQVVVNS